In Vicinamibacterales bacterium, a genomic segment contains:
- a CDS encoding NAD-dependent protein deacetylase, protein MYDARVSASPDEPLRQWISRHRRVFALTGAGCSTASGIPDYRDEHGAWKRRPPVMIQAFRTRPAVYRRYWARAYAGWPRFTAAAPGAAHHAFAAWEAAGTLAHLVTQNVDRLHQRAGSRAVVDLHDRLDEVLCLGCGARTSRAELQETMTAANAGWHAAPATAPDGDADIDAASVEAFAAPHCGRCGGLLKPDVVFFGENVPAARYAAARDALARCNALLVAGSSLMVYSGYRFVLQAQAAGVPIAIVNRGVTRADAMAAVKVEGDVGGVLTRVLSACRA, encoded by the coding sequence ATGTACGATGCCCGTGTGTCGGCCAGCCCTGATGAGCCGCTGCGCCAGTGGATCTCGCGCCATCGCCGGGTGTTCGCGCTCACCGGCGCCGGCTGCAGCACGGCCTCGGGCATTCCCGACTACCGCGACGAGCACGGCGCCTGGAAACGGCGTCCGCCGGTCATGATCCAGGCGTTCCGCACCCGGCCCGCCGTCTACCGCCGGTACTGGGCGCGGGCCTACGCCGGCTGGCCGCGCTTCACCGCCGCTGCCCCGGGCGCCGCGCACCATGCGTTCGCGGCCTGGGAAGCGGCAGGAACGCTGGCGCACCTGGTCACGCAGAACGTCGACCGGCTCCATCAGCGCGCCGGCAGCCGCGCGGTCGTCGATCTCCACGACAGGCTCGACGAGGTTCTGTGTCTTGGATGCGGTGCCCGCACCTCGAGGGCGGAGCTGCAGGAGACGATGACGGCGGCGAACGCCGGATGGCATGCCGCCCCGGCGACCGCGCCGGACGGCGATGCCGACATCGACGCCGCATCCGTCGAGGCCTTCGCCGCGCCGCACTGCGGCCGGTGCGGCGGCCTGCTGAAGCCGGACGTGGTGTTCTTCGGCGAGAACGTTCCTGCCGCACGCTATGCCGCCGCGCGCGACGCGCTGGCACGCTGCAACGCGCTCCTCGTCGCCGGATCGTCGCTGATGGTGTATTCGGGGTACCGCTTCGTGCTCCAGGCGCAGGCGGCAGGCGTGCCGATCGCGATCGTGAACCGCGGCGTCACGCGCGCCGATGCCATGGCCGCGGTGAAGGTGGAGGGGGACGTCGGCGGCGTTCTGACCAGGGTGCTGTCGGCGTGCCGCGCGTGA
- a CDS encoding response regulator: MTVPLATSVLVVEDHDDTRSAVENLLTHAGFDVRTASHGAEALRMIDRHGMPHVIVLDLMLPWVNGVEVLATLREHANGRRVPVLVTTATATTEFDLRAYKPLKLIRKPLNYSALVATIQALLLETQFIP; the protein is encoded by the coding sequence GTGACGGTCCCGCTCGCGACCTCGGTCCTCGTAGTCGAAGACCACGACGACACCCGCAGTGCCGTCGAGAACCTGCTCACTCACGCCGGATTCGATGTGCGGACCGCGTCCCATGGCGCCGAAGCGCTGCGGATGATCGACCGGCACGGCATGCCGCACGTGATCGTGCTCGACCTGATGCTGCCGTGGGTCAACGGCGTCGAGGTCCTGGCGACGCTGCGCGAGCACGCGAACGGGCGCCGGGTTCCGGTGCTGGTCACCACCGCGACCGCGACGACCGAGTTCGACCTGCGCGCGTACAAGCCTCTGAAGCTGATCCGGAAGCCCTTGAACTACTCGGCGCTGGTCGCCACGATCCAGGCGCTGCTGCTCGAGACGCAGTTCATCCCATGA